A window from Methanobacterium sp. encodes these proteins:
- the purD gene encoding phosphoribosylamine--glycine ligase — protein MKILVVGTGAREHAICQALHEEADLYSLMSNQNPGIARISQFKIGSEMDIQGVKKYALDSKVDMAVIGPEAPLEHGIVDALQEAGIPCVGPTQEAAKIETDKAFMRNLFVKHKVPGSIAFGVFDNVRDAEDFIDDFGKDVVVKPVGLTGGKGVKIVGEHLKNLTDAKSYAKDIIDNKIGGHASVVIEERLVGEEFTVQALVDGENLVPMPAVQDHPHAFEGDQGPITGGMGSYSETNGLLPFLDQKSYDASVEVMEKTVKAVKNEVGPYKGVLYGQFMLCSDGPRLVEYNARFGDPEAMNVLPILETSLLGLFQGVIDGNIKKAKFKPEATVCKYLVPNGYPDSGKAGQLVHVDEEKIEAEGGMVFYAAVNQRNNEVLTTSSRALAVVTTANDLQDAEERCERATKHVHGDLYHRSDVGTKQLIEKRIQHMIEIKK, from the coding sequence TGCTCGTATATCTCAATTTAAAATTGGTAGTGAGATGGATATTCAAGGAGTCAAAAAATATGCTTTAGACTCAAAGGTTGACATGGCTGTAATAGGGCCTGAAGCTCCTTTAGAACATGGGATTGTGGATGCTCTTCAAGAAGCAGGAATTCCTTGTGTTGGTCCCACACAAGAAGCTGCCAAGATAGAAACCGACAAGGCTTTTATGAGAAACCTTTTTGTTAAACATAAAGTTCCTGGATCAATAGCATTTGGGGTTTTTGACAATGTAAGGGATGCTGAAGATTTTATCGACGATTTTGGAAAGGATGTGGTGGTAAAACCTGTGGGGCTAACTGGTGGTAAAGGCGTAAAAATAGTGGGAGAACACTTAAAAAATTTAACAGACGCAAAATCTTATGCTAAAGATATTATAGACAACAAAATTGGGGGACATGCCAGTGTAGTTATTGAAGAACGTCTGGTGGGTGAAGAATTCACTGTACAAGCCTTAGTGGACGGTGAAAATTTAGTGCCAATGCCTGCAGTTCAAGACCACCCCCATGCCTTTGAAGGAGATCAGGGGCCTATAACTGGTGGAATGGGTTCTTACTCCGAAACCAATGGTTTGTTGCCTTTTTTGGATCAGAAAAGTTATGATGCATCGGTTGAAGTGATGGAAAAAACTGTTAAGGCAGTCAAAAATGAAGTTGGGCCTTATAAGGGCGTTCTTTATGGTCAATTCATGCTTTGCAGTGATGGGCCACGTTTAGTAGAGTATAATGCACGTTTCGGTGATCCAGAGGCCATGAATGTTCTACCCATCTTGGAAACTAGCTTATTAGGACTTTTTCAAGGCGTGATTGATGGAAATATTAAAAAAGCTAAATTCAAGCCTGAAGCTACCGTATGTAAGTATTTAGTGCCTAATGGATATCCTGATAGTGGGAAAGCGGGTCAACTTGTCCATGTAGATGAAGAAAAAATAGAAGCAGAAGGTGGCATGGTATTCTATGCCGCAGTTAATCAAAGAAATAACGAAGTTCTAACTACAAGTTCCAGAGCTTTGGCTGTGGTAACTACTGCAAATGACTTGCAAGATGCAGAAGAACGATGTGAAAGGGCCACCAAACACGTGCACGGGGATTTGTATCATCGAAGTGACGTGGGAACTAAACAACTCATTGAGAAACGTATTCAGCATATGATTGAAATAAAAAAATAA